The proteins below come from a single Kosakonia sp. SMBL-WEM22 genomic window:
- a CDS encoding DUF5675 family protein, translated as MSYTIFIKRLWQSEKSTISESSISGTEISGYFLERPGPDTTEANLRKRIPDGAYSLKWYASSRMRKFSPLPNLFNASVPSSRAILIHPGNVPADTDGCLLPGKSKGDGRIGQSLGLYEEIKQLMVDKGIENFNVLITSCYVDCKKWKNTPA; from the coding sequence ATGTCTTACACTATTTTCATCAAACGCTTATGGCAGAGCGAAAAATCAACAATAAGTGAATCCTCGATATCCGGCACTGAAATCTCCGGTTATTTTCTGGAACGCCCCGGGCCGGATACGACGGAAGCAAATTTACGAAAAAGAATCCCTGACGGCGCCTATAGCTTGAAATGGTATGCCAGCAGCAGAATGCGGAAATTCAGTCCATTACCTAATTTGTTCAATGCGAGTGTACCCTCAAGTCGCGCTATACTGATCCATCCAGGCAACGTTCCCGCCGACACGGACGGTTGTTTATTGCCCGGGAAGTCAAAGGGAGATGGCCGAATAGGGCAAAGTCTGGGGTTATATGAAGAGATTAAGCAATTGATGGTTGATAAAGGGATAGAAAATTTTAATGTATTAATCACCTCATGCTACGTGGATTGCAAAAAATGGAAAAATACGCCAGCTTGA